The segment TTTCTCACTGGGAGCGTGGTAGAGTAAACCCATGCAGCGGGCTATAGTTCTCGTAGTGGTGGCCCTGGCCCTTCTCGGCTTGGGCTGGATCCTTTGGGGTCCCAAGGGGAAAGCCGGGCTGGACCCCGCCCAAGGTGCCCGCTTCGCCCTGGGCGACCCCAATGCCCCCGTGGTGGTGGTGGACTTTTCCAACTACCTCTGCCCCCACTGCCAGAACCACGCTTTAAACGTCCTCCCCCGACTTAAAGCCGAGTACATCGACACCGGTAAGGTGCGTTACCTCTTCCGCGACTTCCCCTTCCCTGGCCAGGCCAACGTGATCCGGGCCAGCGAGGCCGCTGCCTGTGCCGCCGACCAAGGGCGCTACTACGAGTACCACGAGGTCCTCTTCCGGGCTGCCCCTAATTGGGGAAACCTGCAGGGGAGCGTGCTGGACCGCTACTTGGTGGATCTGGCGAGGCAGATGGGGCTGGACGAGAACACCTTTAGCCAGTGCCTTTCCTCCAATAAGCACCGCGAGGGGGTCCTGGCCGACCAGAAGCTGGCCTCGGACCTAGGCCTCACGGGTACCCCCACCTTCTTCATCGCAGGGGAAAAGCGCACGGGCTTCCTGCCCTACGAGGAGTGGAAGACCCTCTTGGACAAGGCCCTGGCAGAAAAGAAGTGAACCTTTCGGTGTAGGGGCAAGGGAGGGTACACCCCCTTTGTCCCATGTTGGTCTGTTACCCTGGAAGCCATGGAAGCCCTCTGGGTGGCCGCTGCCTTTACTCTGGGCCTCTTAGCCAGCCGCCTGGGGCTTCCTCCCTTGGTGGGCTATCTGGGGGCAGGCTTCGCCCTGCACAGCTTGGGCCTAAGGGAGACGGAATTCCTGCATCATGCCGCCGAGATCGGGGTCCTGCTCCTCCTCTTCAGCGTGGGGCTAAAGCTTCGCGCGCAGGACCTGCTGGAACCCCGGGTCCTGGGGGTGGGAAGCCTTCACCTCTTCCTCTTTAGCCTCTTGGCCGCCCTTTGGCTGAAACACCTTCCCCTGGCCTTGGCCCTGGCCTTCTCCAGCACGGTGCTGGTGGCCAAGGTCCTGGAGGACAAGAAGGAACTCACCACCTATCATGGCCGCCTGAGCATCGGCATCCTGGTCCTCCAGGATCTGGTGGCGGTGGGCCTCCTCACCCTTTACGGGGGTAAGGAGGTGAGCCCGTGGGCGGTCCTGCTCCTCCTTTACCCCCTGGTTCGCCACGGGGTGGCCTGGCTTCTGGAAAGGAGCGGCCACGATGAGCTCCTCGTCCTCTTCGGCCTCGGGCTGGCCCTTCTGGGAGGGGAAACCTTCCGCCAGGTGGGCCTTTCCCCCGAGCTGGGAGCCCTTCTCATGGGCAGCCTGCTCTCGGGCCACGCCAAGGGTACGGAGATGGCCCGTGCCCTTTGGAGCCTCAAAGAGGCCTTCTTGGTGGCCTTCTTCCTGGACCTCGGCCTAAAGGAGGGGTTTCGGAGCGTGGA is part of the Thermus caldilimi genome and harbors:
- a CDS encoding DsbA family protein, which translates into the protein MQRAIVLVVVALALLGLGWILWGPKGKAGLDPAQGARFALGDPNAPVVVVDFSNYLCPHCQNHALNVLPRLKAEYIDTGKVRYLFRDFPFPGQANVIRASEAAACAADQGRYYEYHEVLFRAAPNWGNLQGSVLDRYLVDLARQMGLDENTFSQCLSSNKHREGVLADQKLASDLGLTGTPTFFIAGEKRTGFLPYEEWKTLLDKALAEKK